Genomic window (Bacillus sp. BGMRC 2118):
TCGTACCTTTAATAAATCCTTGCTCGCATAATCATCAACTTGACCATTCCGAATACATCGATTAATTTCTGATGCTAACTCTGATAAATCATATACAGAATGCACATATGAGCTGATCCTCGGAGCAATAAACTCCTTATCTTTCATAAATCTCTTTAACTTCTCTGCACAATCAATCAATTGATAAATCTCAGTCAGTTGGTCCGGACGTAAAGGTAACCCTTTCTTAATATGCTTTAGTGCTTGGGTGATGCCTTGTAATGATGTAAGTGGTACGCTTGATGATTTTGCCAATACAGCCTTCGCCTCTGTTACTTCCTCTAGCCATCCTTCAATCTGTCTCTTATGAGTCGAGGGTTCTAATCCCCCGATTTTTCGCTTCGCTAATTCAGACATCGCATAGTGTGATACTTCTATTTTTATTTCTTCTATTTGTAACGCTTGAATTGTAGTTTCAATCAATGATAAATCCTCCCTAATTTAAAATAAAAAAGCCGCAATGAACACTTGTTCACTGCGGCTACATAATCAACGATTGATAGGAAAAGTTTTAAAATCATTCTTCATTTATTAGAAACCATAACAATCATTTCTAATAAAAAAACTGTGCATGCTAGCACAGTACTTTTCAACCATATCAGTTAAAAGAATATGTGTGTAGTTCTGTGTTCTTAACTACTGAATCAATCCATACTCAAATAAAACACCAATTTATTGATGTTTTCAATCATGATTCAGAACGTATGAAATTACGTTAGTTAAGAACGACTCCACTCATAAAACAATCTCCTTTAAACTTTTCCTAAATTTACTATAAATGATTCATACTCTTGCGTCAATAGTGCTTATTTTAGAAATGGTTTAATCAATAGACTAAATTCATCAGAAATATCAGGGTCATTTACATTTGTATGATTTTTCTTATCTGTAACCATGATGAAATCACCCGAATTAAAGGATCCTGCACCTCCATTATCTTGAGAACCACCATTAGGTGATATTCTCAACGCATCTCCTACAGTAAAAACACCATTTCCTACACTTTCAACATTAACAGATCCTACAAAAGATGGCATAAATATCCCCTTTTCAAGTGGTCGATATGGGATATTTATATGACACTTGCTATTCTTTGGTGACATTCCAATGTGAAAAGGAGCCTCGGGCATGAACCAAGACTCCTTTTACCATTAATACATTCTAAATGTTTTAGATGCTGTACTACTAGTATATCCACTCTTTGAAGCCGTAACATCAATTTTATATGTTCCAGTTGCTGTTGAATAACTTGTTCCTACAGACCAAGTTGCAACACCAGAAGAATTTGTTGTTGTAGATTGAGTTAGCGACGTTCCATTTGGACGAGTTATCTTGAAGTTTACTGTTGCACCTGAAATCGCTGCACCATTCTTATCCTTAACAGTACTAGTCATATTAATTGTTTCACCGCGATAATAATAGCTATAATTTGTAGAAATCGTTGTAACCGTTTCTGTTGAAGATGGGGGTGGTGGGGTCGATCCTCCCCCGCCAGAAGCTGCAACTACTGCTGCATGTGCATCAACAATTCCATATCCATATTGAGTGGAGCTACCAGCATATTGAGCAGTATCACGTAAGATCTGTCTTGCCTCCGCAACTGATATATTAGGGTTTGCCGCTCTAATTAAGCCCGCAACTCCTGCAACATGTGGAGTTGCCATTGATGTACCAGAAAGTGTTGAATATCTACTGTTTGGATATGTGCTGTAAATACTTGACCCTGGTGCCATAACTTCTAAACCAGTCCCATAGTTAGAAAAACTGGATCTTGTTTTACTAGAAGTAACTGAACCTACTGCAATGACAGAACTATATGCAGCTGGATATGAAATACTGGATGCTCCGTCATTTCCAGTTGCCGCAACGACAATTGTCCCTTCTGCCACAGCAGTTTGAACTGCCTCATCCATACTTTGATCATATCCGCCACCACCAAGTGACATATTAATTACATCGGCATCAATGTCAGCTGCATATAGAATACCTTGTGTAATTCCATATAAAGATCCTGAACCATTATCACCAAGTACCTTTACAGGAATCAATGTTGCACTTTGCATAACACCCGATACTTGACCGTAGCTTGCAATTGTTCCTGCAACGTGTGTCCCATGACCTTGAACATCCATTGTTGTTCCACCTGCAAAACTTCTCCCTAAGCTTGTGTTTACAAAGTTTGCCAAGCTTGGGTGATTATGGTCAATCCCTGTATCTAATACGGCAATTTTAACTGAAGATGAACCAGGTGTTACCGTCCAAGCTTCTGGTGCTTTGATCATATTGTAATGCCATTGTTGATTAGCGTGAACAGCTTGAATAGTTGCCGTGCTCTCAATCGCCGTCATTTTTTGGTTTTCAGAAATATATCGAACTTTAAATCCAAGATTTTTTAATTCTTTTCGTAATTCCTTCTTCGCCTCATTACTAGATTTATAAGTATCTAGATTGTACTCAACTAAGTAAACTAACCCCATCTTCTCGACAACTTTTTTATTAAGATTTTTGCTGACTAAAGGTTTAATCGTTTCTTCTTCAGCATGAAGATTGTCTAGTACTTTAAAACCTTTCGTCGTGAGTGTTGCTTCATCGCCTTTTAAGCTATCTGTACTTGCAATGGTAAAATCAGCTTTTACTTTCTTCGGCTCGACAGAAACAATTAATTGTCCCTCTACATATTCGATTTTATTTCCTTTAGTTGCTTGCTCTGGACCATTTGCAGAAGCTACTCCTGAAAACAGTGAAAGAACTAAAATTAGACTAAGTGAAATAGTTAACAATCTTTTCATCAGCATACCTCCAAGTTTTTGTTTTGCGAATAATCACACTCTATTAACTAATAGAGTACTAATCTTTCATCCTCCTTTCATTTAGACGTATTTACAGTAGAAAAAAGTAAAAGTAATGAAATACTTCAAAAACTTTTACCTTCTTACTGATACATAGGAAAAGAAACATGGCAGGTAAGTTGTTTGAATCATAAGAATGGTTTTTAGAGGATTAGCTGGAATGAATAGCTGTGGTAGGTTTAATCATCAACATAACAATATTTGTTTCGCACTTTTTAATCTAAAGCTATTACCTGTAGTAGTCAATATTTTTAGTAAATTCAGTTAATTACAACTACACACCACAAATGATCGATAGTATTAATTCACTATCACACATAAGTCTATTGTCATACTAACTATATTTCACAATAGTAAAAAAGCATCGTTCCAAAGATAACTGTCACTTATCTAGGAATGATGCTATTTTTATTATCCTGTTAATATTTCTTCACTTGGATAACGAACCTTTTCCTTTTCTTGCTTAGCAATGGAATAAACAAGAGTTAAAGGTCCAATTTTCCCAATCAACATGACGATGATGATGACAAGCTTTCCTATGAATGTTAAGGAATACGTTAGACCTAACGTTAATCCAACTGTACCGAAGGCCGATATGACCTCAAAAAAGATATAAAGTAATGGAGCATTTTCTGTAATACTCAATATGAAAATTGAACTTACTACAAATAGAAGAGAAATCATTGTAATGGCTAAAGCTTTAATGATCAACTTTTCATTAATGGATCTTCTTGCAATAACAATTTCTTCTTTTCCTTTAAGAAACGTTATGACACTTAATACAATTACGATGAATGTAGTAAGTTTAATCCCCCCACCTGTAGATCCGCTCCCTGCACCGATGAACATGAGTATGATCATGAGTAAGATTGAAGGTTCACTTAATAAGGTTAAGTCTACGGTATTAAAACCAGCAGTCCTAGTAGTGACAGCTTGAAAAAAGGATGCCCATAATTTTTCTATAATCGAGTAACCAGCGAAAGAGTTTGAGTATTCTAGACAGAAAATGATGAACATTGCACTAATGTTAATGATGAATGTTCCTACAAGCATAATCTTAGAATGCAACGATAGTTTTCGAAAACTTTTCTTATATCGGACGTCCATTAATACCGTAAAGCCAATACCACCAAAAATAAATAATCCTGATATGATAATATTTACAATTGGATCCCCAACATAATCCATAAGGTTATTTGACCATAAACCAAATCCAGCATTGTTAAAGGCAGAAACGGAATGAAATAAACTATAATACAATCCTTTATAGAAGCCGTATTCCGGAACCCAGCGAATTGAAAGAAATATCATTGCGATTAGTTCAATCGTGAGAGAAAAGATAAATAAATGTTTAACAAGATTAATCATCCCACCAAGTGATGATTGATTTAGAGCTTGTTGAATAACCATTCTTTCCTTCATACCGATTTTTTTTCCTAGCATCATGAAGATAAGGACAGCAAAAGACATAATTCCTAGTCCACCAACTTGTATAAGAACCATAATGACACATTCACCAAATGTTGTATATACAACTCCCGTATCAACAACAGTCAAGCCTGTTACGGTCATCGCAGAGGTTGAAGTAAATAAAGCGTCAATCCACGATATTGGTTCAGTAGTTGAATAAGGTAATTTTAACAGCATGGCTCCTAACAAGATTGCAGTGATAAATACAAAAACAAGTAATTGTGACGGATTAAAGGTTACCCAATTTTTCTTAACGTAATATAAAGTTTTCACAATCATAACTCCTTATGGAATCGCGAAAAAACAGAGTACAAGTACTGTAAGAAGGTCATTTTCTTGTATAAAAAAAGGTCACAAGGAATAATCCTTGTGATCGTCTTTGAAAACGAAAATAAGGCTTCTTCAATCTCTCTTGTAACGCTTACGGAGTTAGCTGTCGGATTAGGGTCATAAGAGTAACCCCACCTAAAAAGGTTTCACCCCATGTGATGTAATTACAATCACGAAATGGTTCCCCCGCTCTATTGATTCAGCGAATATAGAATAAGAAAAAACGTATATGCGCTATCTTACTCCTGACTCTCAAACTAGTAAAGGTACAAAAATGGTAAAAAAGGAGGAAATGAGATGAATTTCACTCGCTTTTTATCATCAATCAACTTGTAGCTCACTCAATCTCTAATTATCTAATTCTAAATAATTTGGACAAATTTCCATAGATGATGCATACATATTACTAGACAAGCTAAAGGAGGCTTTATATGAAGTTTATAATTATAAAAAAAAGTTGGATTATCACTGGTTTTCTAATGCTCATTATATTAATTAGTGGGCTTATTTACCTTAATCCATCATCGATTCCAGTTACAAAGGAAACATTAGCAGAAGAACATGAAGTGTATTCATTTCATATGGTCACAGGAGAATTCAGTGGGAAAACAGATGACGGTAAAGAGCTCGAAGCTTATCGTTTTGACCCAGGGACAATAGTCGTACCAGCAGGAAAAGATATTAAGCTTAGTATAGTAGGAGTAAACGGTAAGGAACATCCATTTTTCATTGAAGGAACGAATGCCAAAGGGAATGTAAAAAAAGGAGAAGAAACCGTATTAAATCTACATTTTAAAAAAGAAGGCACTTATAGACTCATATGTACAGCACATCCAGATAAAGAACACAATGGCCCTATGATTGGTTATATCATTGTTGATTAAAAATAGAGGCTGACTTGAAAGTTATTCATTGCATAACTTTCAAGTCAGCCTCGTTTTATGAACAGCCAACAATTCTCACTGTACCAAGTCCTAGCTACGGAAAGCAATGAGTGAATGGTATCTTTGTTCAGATATTACCTTGTGTCAAAAAAGTTCGAATCCACAAAATCGAGTAACAAATTTTCTAGTTTTCCTGCCAACAGTGTTAACCGATGAAGAGGACGTGTCATTGCTACATACAACAACTTTATATCAATATCATTGTTCGTATAAACATCCTCTAGACTCACAACAAATACACTGTCAAATTCTAATCCCTTTGCAATATAAGAAGGGGTTACAACTATCTTTTCCTTCGTCATTTCTTCAATGCCAATTAAAAGCTTTGTTTCAATAGAACTATATTTCTGGAAATAGTAGTCTATCTTTTTAGCCTCAGCCTCGGTTTTTGTAATAATAGCAAACGTTTTCATCCGATCTTTTTTTTGCTGCTCTACTAGTTCTTCAATCTCTTCAACAAGCTTTTTATATGTAGCCACTTCAATGAACAGCGGTTTATCACCGTACCTCACGACCGGTTCAACCTTTGGGATATCTTCTGTCATTAAATCTAAGATTTCATTTGCAGTGTTCATAATTTCAACAGTTGTACGATAACTTTTTTGCATCGTCACGTAATTAGCACGTGGAAAGATTTTATTCAAAAGAACATTCCAGTCATTCATACCGCGATATGCATGAATTCCTTGTGCTAAGTCACCAACGATTGTGAACATATCTGTTCCGAGTAGTGATTTCAAAGCGAAAAACTGAAAATAACTATAATCCTGTGCTTCATCAATAACAACATTTTTCGCCTTTAATTCAGGGACAATACCGTATAAATAATGCTGTAAATATAATAATGCAGCTAAATCTTCAACCTCATATTGTTTCTTCCTCGTTAAGTCTGCTTGATAACTTAGGAATTCATTCATTTGTTCATCTGTCAAAATTCCATTACTTAACTTCTTAAAGACATCATATGTAAACATGTCATGATAATAGTCTAATAACGATAGTTTCGGGAATTGTTTCATATATTTTGTTACAGCTGAACGAATTTCTTTCTCTACGACTTTCATTCGTTCTTCTTTCTCATCCATACAGCTGGATACTGCTACTCTTCGTTTCAACGGTTCTCTTTCGGCAAGGGCTTTATCTAGCTTATATTCGTAAATAGCTTGTACCTTTTGAAGCATTTGCTTTTTCTTCCGTCTCACGTCACCTTGCAAGACATTTTTTATACGATCTACTCTACGATAATACGGCAAATAATGATATTCTGTTGAAAATAGTCGCTTAATCTTTTTCGCTGTCATTAATCGGAATTTTTCGACAGAAAAATCTTCCTTCGGATAAAACGTAGATTGAATGTCTTTCATATATTGTTCTATCATTCTTTGATACTCTAGTGAACCTTTAAAACGTGAGATCCACTTGACTTTATTCACTTCATATTTGTCAGCATGAATAAGCGTCATTAATTTTTTTTCTTGTGGAATCACTTTAATTTTCTTACGAATACATTCCTGAACATAATCGATATACGTTGTTTGCCTGATCCGGTCTACCCCAAGCTCGGGAAGGACATCCGAAATATAATCAATGAATAGTCGATTGGGAGCGATAACCATCATGTTCTCGGGATCAAATTCATGACCTAGCGTGTAAATGAAGTATGAGATACGATGCAGCGCAATCGTTGTTTTACCACTTCCTGCTGCCCCTTGAACGATAATCGGTCTATTTAAATCAGCTCTAATAATTTGATTCTGCTCTCCTTGAATAGTAGAGACAATTTCTGTCAAACGATTATCACTGCTTCTTGCCAATGATTCTTGTAATAACTCATCATTCGTTGTTAAATCAACATCTCGATAATCCAGAAGAGCACCGTCTTCAATTTCGTATTGTCTTTTGAGTGAGAGGTAGCCCTCATACGTTTGACCTTCAGCTATATATTCAACGTCTCCTAATCGACCATCATAATACACATTGGAAATGGGAGAGCGCCAATCAACAATGATGGGTTGCTGAGATTCACGATCAAAGACCGATGCTTTTCCGATATAAAGTTGTTCTTCTTCTTGCCGATCTTTTGCTTTAAAATTTATTCTTGCGAAATACGGTTTTGGACGAATTTTCTTTAAGTTCCGAACTTCCTCAGCAGATCGTTCCATAAACTGAGCATTTGTGAGGATATTGGAATAACTCAAACTACTATCTAGCCAATCCATGTCCTGGAATGCTTCTGATATCTTATCACGATAATTTTCCTTCGTCGTTTCAGTTGCTATAATGATTGTTTCGATGTAGTTCTTGGTGAAGGTTAATCTTTCAACCTCTTTCTGATAATCAGGTTGCTTAGTAATAGACATGACGATCTCCTTTCAAGGTGAAATGGAAAACGATTATATGCTATTTAATCCTGGTGAACAAAACATTAGGTAATTAGCGTTACTTGCTATATCGCTATATCGCATACCACCAGGCTATACTATTATACCTCCATTGGATTGTACAGTTTGACGTCTGGATTCTTCTCCTGAAACCATCTGAGAGCAAAGTCATTTTCAAATAGGAATGCTTTTTTCTCATATCGGTCTCTTACCAGAATACTTCTTGAGCTAGATAGATTATCATCCACGTCATCATTCTCGATCCATCGTGCTATTTTAGAACCTAATGGTTGAATCACAATATCAACGTTGTATTCACCCTTCATTCTATGTTCGAATACTTCAAATTGAAGTTGACCAACTGCCCCTAAAATATATTCTTCTAAATGCATAGAACGGAATAATTGAATAGCACCCTCTTGAACAAGTTGTGTCAGACCTTTTTGAAATTGCTTCTGCTTCATAACATTTTTTGCTGAGACTTTTATGTAAAGCTCAGGTGTGAATTGCGGAAGTCGATCATATTGAAACGTATCTTTTCCGCCAACTAGTGTGTCACCTATTTGGTACGTACCAGGATCATAAATACCAATAATATCACCAGCTACCGCTTCATCTACCGTGTGGCGATCATCGGCCATAAATTGTGTTGAATTGGAAAGCTTCATTTGTTTACCTGTCCGAGATAGTGTTACGTTCATACCTCTATCGAATTTACCTGAACATATACGCAAGAATGCAATTCTGTCACGATGGGCGGGGTTCATGTTTGCTTGAATCTTAAAAATAAATCCTGAAAACGGTGTTTCAATTGGATTAATATCCCCTTGTGTCGAATGTCGTGGTTGTGGTGATGGTGCAAGCTCAACAAACGTGTCAAGGAAGGTTTGAACACCAAAGTTAGCTAAACCACTTCCAAAAAATACAGGTGTTAAGGCACCGTTTTGAACTTTGTCTATAGAGAATTCATTTCCAGCTTCACTTAACAGCTCAATTTCTTCTAGACATTGATCATATAAACTATTTTCTACAATTGAAGAGTCTGCTGGTGCTTTTCCATCCTCATCTAAAGGTATATAACGATCCTTCTCCTCCACTCGAACTTTTTCGATACGGTTGTGATATCGATCATATACACCTAAAAACTCTTTTCCCATTCCTATCGGCCAGTTCATAGGGTACGACTCAATTCCTAGTACTTCTTCCAATTCTGCCAGTAGTTCAAGTGGGTCCTTTCCTACTCGATCCAGTTTATTCATGAACGTAAAAATTGGAATTCCTCGTTTTCTACAAACTTGGAAAAGCTTAATCGTTTGGTCCTCGATCCCTTTTGTGGAGTCGATGACCATCACAGCACTGTCAACCGCTGTTAATGTTCGATACGTGTCTTCACTAAAATCTTGGTGACCAGGTGTGTCAAGAATGTTAATGTTTCGATCTTTATAATGAAATTGCATAACACTTGATGTAACGGAAATTCCACGTTGCTTTTCAATTTCCATCCAATCTGATGTAGCGAATTTCCCTGTTTTTTTCCCTTTTACCGTTCCAGCATCTCGAATGACACCACCAAAGAGAAGAAGCTGTTCTGTCAATGTTGTTTTCCCTGCGTCCGGATGGGAAATGATTGCAAAAGTCTTACGTGATAAGATTTTTTCTTGTAACGAATCTGTTTTCATACCGTACCTCTTCTTGCAAGAATTTTTTTAAAATCAGAAAGATAATTTTACTGGAAAATAGCATAAAAGTCAATGATCATAACGATTTGTCCATGTTGTAGAAGTGTACAATTGATTGATTTATTTATTGAACATGTAAACCAATTTCTATATGTGCTAGATGATGCCTGGAATGCCAAGAATATAGTGAAAGAAGCTGATATAGCGTCACATCGCCAATTTCCGGATGGGATATCATTTTGTTATAATCTTCGTTTGTCATCGCTCGTAATAAAACACTCCACCTGAAATGAATTCCTTCAATAATTTGTAAAGAAGACGTTATATCACCTTTACTATCAGGCATATTAGCCCAAGCAGATTCGTCATAAGCTTTTACAACCGGTGTATTTTCAGTGAGTGCTAACTTAAATCGAACAAAACAATTCATATGACTATCTGCAAGGTGATGTACAACTTGCCTTACTGTCCAACCCCCTTTTCTGTAGGGTGAATCTAATTGCTCTTCAGTTGATTTATCCAACTTCAGATGCAAATTTACCGGAAGATTTGTTATATCATGAATCCATTGTTCTATTTTGTCGACATCAAAAGATGTTGGCGGTTCAAACGGTCCTATTGGATATTGTAACGCTTTCATGTATTCCCTCCTAAAATGCATAAAAAAAGATAGGAACCATCTTGTCCTATCTCTCCTTCTTTACAATTCTTCAAAGTAATCTTTGTAGAATCCACCAACCATACCCGTGTTATCAACGATAAAATAAAACTCCTCTGTCTCATTCTTCACTTCGTACGTTTTACCTGTCGTTAGTACATTGTTTACGATATATTTTTCTGCTTTTGAATGCACACATTTTACCTGCTTAACGGTATCTTTTTCTCTCCATGTTAAGTGGATCATTACGTGTAGCCCTCCTTGAATAGAATCTTCATTCATCATACACAAATAGTTGGCAATAGAAAAGTCCTATCCTTTGTATTTAAACAGAAAACATTTGATTCTTGTGCTAAAATTATTATTTATGTTATGATAATAGATAATTAGAATAAAATAAATAATACCGCAGATGTTGCTGCATCTACGGCATCTAATATTCGATTCCTAAAGGGATCGGCTATCTTACATGAAAATAGACCTCACCCTGTTTTACTGGTCAAGGGAGGTCTATTTTTTTTTGTTGTTCGAGTTTAGTATCGCAACAACTAAAGACGCAAACGAAAGCATAATGACTAAGCTTTCAAATATCGTCATAGGCATCACCCCCTTTCATTTGGGGTTAGCCGACCACCCTTGAAGAATTCGAATATTATGTTACAATTATAGCACACCGCCACACAGAACACACGTTCCTTTAGAAAAATAGGACAACCTTACTATTTTACCCTTTTCACACTGATTGCCTGAGTCGTTTTACGTACACGACATTGTGATATGTCTTCTTCATTCAATAAACCTAATTGAATAGCAGAAGCAATTTTTTCATCATCAGCCTTTTTTACATATTTTATACAATCTGTTAAATTAAGTGTTTCTAACTGAGTTACAGCTCTTTCGTCATCAAAGCCTTCCGTAACTCGAATTTGACGTTGAATGAAATAATCACCAATTTGTATTTCGGCTTTTTCACCAGGTCCAGTGTGCTCATCAAAATAAACATGAAACACACGTTTTATCTTGTCCATTTCTTCTTTTATTTCCTTCGCACGATTATTCAAATCCACATATCTTGCCAATAGACTTTCTGAAAGACTGTCTCTCAATACAGACATTTATAACCCTCCCCATACAATCTGATTCATCATATGAGTGAGAAAACAAATTCATTCATTACCTGTTAGAATAATTTTGTTATGACTGCCAGTGAGGAGGTCGTTTTAAATGTACAGGTAATTTTGTGTTCATATCTCCATTAGCTGCATTCAATTGAGCCTGCGTTAGAAAGATACTCTCTCTTAAATCTGCTCCACATAAATTAGCATCCCTTAAGTCTGCACCGATAAAATCACATTTACGTAAATCTGCATTACGAAGATCTGTGGCAATTAAAAGAGCTCCTCTCAAATCAGAACCTTTAAAAACTTTACCTTTTAGGTTAGCACCAATTAAATCCATTATTCGGGGGTTCGCTTGTCTCTCGGCCTTTTCATTTTTACGTACTAATTTACTTGTTTCTAAGAGTAATTCATTCACAATAATCCGGTGACTTTGAACATCAATTTGTAAGATTTTTTTTGACGTTTGTTTTGTAAGTTCCTCTGTACTTATAATTGCATCACTTAATGCATGATGAAGTGGAAGTGCTTCTTCTAGCTGAAGCGACTCGTGCAAATAATAAAGCATCTCATGCAACTGTTGCATGATTGGAAAGACGTCAAACATTTCATTTGATGCATCCGGAAAGTCCCGCCAACTACCGTTAAAGGTATGCTGCGAAACCTTTTGCCCGGCTCCATAGCATTCATATACGGTACAACCTTTAAACCCTTGTTCACGAAGAGTCGAATGAATTGTACATCTATAGCTATCATCCAAGTTTTGACAAGGTTTACCCCCGTCTTTATTCTTTGCAAAGTCTGCTGATTTTGCATAAGGTAATGCCACGCAACATAAACCAAAGCAGCTATTACAATCAGCAAGTAACATATCATGAATCGTTATTTGTCTTTCCAATACTGTT
Coding sequences:
- a CDS encoding S8 family serine peptidase is translated as MKRLLTISLSLILVLSLFSGVASANGPEQATKGNKIEYVEGQLIVSVEPKKVKADFTIASTDSLKGDEATLTTKGFKVLDNLHAEEETIKPLVSKNLNKKVVEKMGLVYLVEYNLDTYKSSNEAKKELRKELKNLGFKVRYISENQKMTAIESTATIQAVHANQQWHYNMIKAPEAWTVTPGSSSVKIAVLDTGIDHNHPSLANFVNTSLGRSFAGGTTMDVQGHGTHVAGTIASYGQVSGVMQSATLIPVKVLGDNGSGSLYGITQGILYAADIDADVINMSLGGGGYDQSMDEAVQTAVAEGTIVVAATGNDGASSISYPAAYSSVIAVGSVTSSKTRSSFSNYGTGLEVMAPGSSIYSTYPNSRYSTLSGTSMATPHVAGVAGLIRAANPNISVAEARQILRDTAQYAGSSTQYGYGIVDAHAAVVAASGGGGSTPPPPSSTETVTTISTNYSYYYRGETINMTSTVKDKNGAAISGATVNFKITRPNGTSLTQSTTTNSSGVATWSVGTSYSTATGTYKIDVTASKSGYTSSTASKTFRMY
- a CDS encoding Ktr system potassium transporter B; this encodes MIVKTLYYVKKNWVTFNPSQLLVFVFITAILLGAMLLKLPYSTTEPISWIDALFTSTSAMTVTGLTVVDTGVVYTTFGECVIMVLIQVGGLGIMSFAVLIFMMLGKKIGMKERMVIQQALNQSSLGGMINLVKHLFIFSLTIELIAMIFLSIRWVPEYGFYKGLYYSLFHSVSAFNNAGFGLWSNNLMDYVGDPIVNIIISGLFIFGGIGFTVLMDVRYKKSFRKLSLHSKIMLVGTFIINISAMFIIFCLEYSNSFAGYSIIEKLWASFFQAVTTRTAGFNTVDLTLLSEPSILLMIILMFIGAGSGSTGGGIKLTTFIVIVLSVITFLKGKEEIVIARRSINEKLIIKALAITMISLLFVVSSIFILSITENAPLLYIFFEVISAFGTVGLTLGLTYSLTFIGKLVIIIVMLIGKIGPLTLVYSIAKQEKEKVRYPSEEILTG
- a CDS encoding putative metal-dependent hydrolase, whose protein sequence is MKALQYPIGPFEPPTSFDVDKIEQWIHDITNLPVNLHLKLDKSTEEQLDSPYRKGGWTVRQVVHHLADSHMNCFVRFKLALTENTPVVKAYDESAWANMPDSKGDITSSLQIIEGIHFRWSVLLRAMTNEDYNKMISHPEIGDVTLYQLLSLYSWHSRHHLAHIEIGLHVQ
- a CDS encoding spore germination protein, with the protein product MPEAPFHIGMSPKNSKCHINIPYRPLEKGIFMPSFVGSVNVESVGNGVFTVGDALRISPNGGSQDNGGAGSFNSGDFIMVTDKKNHTNVNDPDISDEFSLLIKPFLK
- a CDS encoding peptide chain release factor 3, with amino-acid sequence MKTDSLQEKILSRKTFAIISHPDAGKTTLTEQLLLFGGVIRDAGTVKGKKTGKFATSDWMEIEKQRGISVTSSVMQFHYKDRNINILDTPGHQDFSEDTYRTLTAVDSAVMVIDSTKGIEDQTIKLFQVCRKRGIPIFTFMNKLDRVGKDPLELLAELEEVLGIESYPMNWPIGMGKEFLGVYDRYHNRIEKVRVEEKDRYIPLDEDGKAPADSSIVENSLYDQCLEEIELLSEAGNEFSIDKVQNGALTPVFFGSGLANFGVQTFLDTFVELAPSPQPRHSTQGDINPIETPFSGFIFKIQANMNPAHRDRIAFLRICSGKFDRGMNVTLSRTGKQMKLSNSTQFMADDRHTVDEAVAGDIIGIYDPGTYQIGDTLVGGKDTFQYDRLPQFTPELYIKVSAKNVMKQKQFQKGLTQLVQEGAIQLFRSMHLEEYILGAVGQLQFEVFEHRMKGEYNVDIVIQPLGSKIARWIENDDVDDNLSSSRSILVRDRYEKKAFLFENDFALRWFQEKNPDVKLYNPMEV
- a CDS encoding AAA family ATPase, with the translated sequence MSITKQPDYQKEVERLTFTKNYIETIIIATETTKENYRDKISEAFQDMDWLDSSLSYSNILTNAQFMERSAEEVRNLKKIRPKPYFARINFKAKDRQEEEQLYIGKASVFDRESQQPIIVDWRSPISNVYYDGRLGDVEYIAEGQTYEGYLSLKRQYEIEDGALLDYRDVDLTTNDELLQESLARSSDNRLTEIVSTIQGEQNQIIRADLNRPIIVQGAAGSGKTTIALHRISYFIYTLGHEFDPENMMVIAPNRLFIDYISDVLPELGVDRIRQTTYIDYVQECIRKKIKVIPQEKKLMTLIHADKYEVNKVKWISRFKGSLEYQRMIEQYMKDIQSTFYPKEDFSVEKFRLMTAKKIKRLFSTEYHYLPYYRRVDRIKNVLQGDVRRKKKQMLQKVQAIYEYKLDKALAEREPLKRRVAVSSCMDEKEERMKVVEKEIRSAVTKYMKQFPKLSLLDYYHDMFTYDVFKKLSNGILTDEQMNEFLSYQADLTRKKQYEVEDLAALLYLQHYLYGIVPELKAKNVVIDEAQDYSYFQFFALKSLLGTDMFTIVGDLAQGIHAYRGMNDWNVLLNKIFPRANYVTMQKSYRTTVEIMNTANEILDLMTEDIPKVEPVVRYGDKPLFIEVATYKKLVEEIEELVEQQKKDRMKTFAIITKTEAEAKKIDYYFQKYSSIETKLLIGIEEMTKEKIVVTPSYIAKGLEFDSVFVVSLEDVYTNNDIDIKLLYVAMTRPLHRLTLLAGKLENLLLDFVDSNFFDTR
- a CDS encoding pentapeptide repeat-containing protein: MLLADCNSCFGLCCVALPYAKSADFAKNKDGGKPCQNLDDSYRCTIHSTLREQGFKGCTVYECYGAGQKVSQHTFNGSWRDFPDASNEMFDVFPIMQQLHEMLYYLHESLQLEEALPLHHALSDAIISTEELTKQTSKKILQIDVQSHRIIVNELLLETSKLVRKNEKAERQANPRIMDLIGANLKGKVFKGSDLRGALLIATDLRNADLRKCDFIGADLRDANLCGADLRESIFLTQAQLNAANGDMNTKLPVHLKRPPHWQS